From Mytilus edulis chromosome 8, xbMytEdul2.2, whole genome shotgun sequence, one genomic window encodes:
- the LOC139485491 gene encoding protein fem-1 homolog C-like has translation MFYQSMLLKGNYKQGGINKTDTAAFQFCVNMSANSEPKNDFETQAKIILFCIKENNATKVVSTLCLLSAEVRKQIVSFKVNQNTALCAAVTLGHKDIVEYLLKNCEADINQRGIFIDEKDNQHKVPPIWCAAESGRVDIASLLLFYGADVNDCSDTESTPVRCACFMNHQLMVEFLVENGGNLSKTNIYGGTCLMNSIRCSEIVEFLIAKGVEVNSADRNGWTALHYAAKEGHVNSVRILLTNNADYTIRNKTDRTALDLAAYNGHDFVVEAFIKKKCGTEIELVDSYELLGCHHVDTDIEKARKFWMKALGMRLEFSVNSMNKSQTSVNFLSKSAFADTTEITSAKELKHIKDEHILYMQALLKYRRILGEDHEDTIYKIRYRGAVYADTKLFQRCVELWKYAYSIEISRKQFLENDTVNAATSLANIFCEMQIAFEDQNANEKVQTKDVIEVISMFKDHIFSCEAILSIRPVNIQTINNYKYLLQSIIHIINVFRCLERDPYEQNDFLKIIHELVRLNTTTYDGESLLHLAVDPQTGTVDDTYFSQIPSLDVVKVLLECGIDTNRSDKDGLTALLCSIKYSHQNDKK, from the exons ATGTTCTATCAATCTATGTTACTAAAAGGTAATTATAAACAAGGTGGAATAAATAAAACGGACACAGCAGCATTTCAATTTTGTGTTAACATGTCAGCAAACAGTGAACCAAAAAACGACTTCGAAACTCAAGCGAAAATCATTCTTTTCTGTATTAAAGAAAACAATGCTACTAAGGTTGTTTCTACGTTATGTCTGCTATCGGCGGAGGTTCGTAAACAGATCGTTTCCTTTAAGGTGAATCAAAATACAGCGTTGTGCGCGGCTGTTACGTTAGGACACAAAGACATTGTTGAGTATCTTCTTAAAAACTGTGAGGCTGATATCAACCAGAGAGGAATTTTCATAGACGAAAAGGATAACCAACATAAAGTTCCACCAATTTGGTGCGCAGCGGAATCCGGGAGAGTGGATATTGCAAGTTTGCTGTTATTTTATGGTGCAGACGTGAATGATTGTTCTGACACAGAATCAACTCCAGTTCGTTGTGCATGTTTTATGAACCATCAGCTTATGGTTGAATTTTTAGTTGAAAACGGAGGAAACCTTTCGAAAACTAATATATACGGTGGAACATGCTTGATGAATTCCATCAGATGCTCAGAAATTGTTGAATTCTTAATTGCAAAGGGTGTGGAAGTTAACTCAGCTGACAGAAATGGCTGGACTGCCCTTCATTATGCTGCTAAAGAAGGTCATGTTAACAGTGTTAGGATTCTACTGACCAATAATGCTGATTACACCATACGAAATAAAACTGACAGAACTGCACTAGATTTGGCTGCATATAACGGACATGATTTCGTTGTTGAGgcttttataaagaaaaagtgTGGTACTGAGATAGAGCTCGTCGATTCATACGAACTACTAGGATGTCACCATGTTGATACAGATATTGAAAAGGCACGTAAATTCTGGATGAAGGCTCTCGGAATGCGTCTCGAATTTTCAGTAAATTCAATGAATAAGTCTCAAACTTCCGTAAATTTCCTGTCAAAATCTGCCTTTGCTGATACGACGGAAATAACATCAGCCAAAGAACTTAAACACATAAAAGATGAGCATATACTCTATATGCAGGCATTACTTAAATATAGACGAATTCTTGGAGAGGATCACGAAGACACTATTTACAAAATACGATATCGTGGTGCAGTATATGCAGATACTAAACTGTTCCAAAGGTGTGTTGAATTATGGAAATACGCCTATAGCATTGAAATAAGTAGAAAACAGTTTTTAGAGAACGATACAGTGAATGCAGCAACTTCTCTtgcaaatatattttgtgaaatgcAAATCGCATTTGAAGATCAAAATGCAAACGAAAAG gtaCAGACAAAAGATGTCATTGAAGTCATATCGATGTTTAAAGATCATATTTTTAGTTGTGAAGCCATTTTATCCATACGTCCAGTCAATATACAAACAATCAACAACTATAAATACCTGCTTCAGTCCATTATACACATAATAAATGTTTTCCGATGTTTAGAGAGAGATCCATATGAACAGaatgattttttgaaaataatacatgAACTAGTAAGATTGAATACGACAACTTATGATGGAGAGTCGTTATTACATTTGGCCGTAGATCCACAAACAGGAACTGTTGATGATACGTATTTTTCTCAAATTCCTTCACTTGACGTTGTTAAAGTTTTGCTCGAGTGTGGAATAGACACAAACAGATCGGACAAAGATGGTCTAACTGCCTTACTATGCAGTATAAAATATAGCcaccaaaatgacaaaaaataa